A segment of the Entelurus aequoreus isolate RoL-2023_Sb linkage group LG23, RoL_Eaeq_v1.1, whole genome shotgun sequence genome:
ATTGAGCTGGATGGGTCGCAGGATCAGGGCGACCACACCCAAACTCTGACTGCTCCGCAGAAGAGGAAGCACAGAGGCACAGCGTACGCCGAGAGTCGGGTTCTGCTGATGTTCTTGTTGACGACGCACAGGATGTCCTCGATGGCGACTGCGAGGAGGTGCCATTCCGCCTCACCAGCCAGGCTGGTTCTGCCAGACGCTCCCGTCAACACCAGGGGTATAGTCGCCGCTGAGTCACTCCAGTAGATCATAATTCAAAACTCTTGTCCTCAGAGTGTAGAATCAAAATCCTTTCCCTTACTGCTCGATAACAGGGGGAACCAGATGAAAAAAAGAGAGTCTCTTTCGGCGAATTAGTCCTTCTTGGATTTTTGGAGAAATTGTCCAAGCAAAGGAGAGGTCTCTTTGTCTTCCATCTGATGGCGTGGTCCAAGCACGAATCCCGTATAATAGCTATTACAGAGCCCTTTTAAAACCTACTTGGTTGGGCTGGCTTAGCTATTCAGGAAACAAGTCCTAATTTTGTAACATTTCTCAGACAGGTTCTCATTGATTACATATTGATTACATCAGTTAGACACAGCTCCCTTGTTCCTCCATAACAACactatttttgcagtaaatctgcacctgggataggttgattggcaacactaaaaattggccctagtgaatgaatgtgagtgtgaatgttgtctgtctatctgtgttggccctgtgatgaggtggcgacttgtccagggtgtacccacccaaatgcagctgagataggctccagcaccctccgcaaaCCTGAAAGCGTtaggaaaatggattgatggatggatggacatctaaTGGGGAATTTAGGAATTTTACTATGTTCCTCTTTTTAGCAACCATCTGTCCGGTACTTCCCTTTTCCACACAAACATCCTGATCTAGGTCCCGTACTTGTTTCTGCATGTGACCCCATTTCTGAGTCACAATGAATACACATTTTAGTTCATCAACACTGTCAGATACTTTCCCTCTTCTTACTGTTTTAGTACTTATGAGATCTTGTAATAAAACACTTCATTAAACACACTTGATTAAACACTTTTGATTAACAcacttgattaaaggcctactgaaatgagattttcttatttaaacggggatagcagatccattctatgtgtcatacttgatcatttcgcgatattgccatatttttgctgaaaggatttagtagagaacatcgacgataaagttcgcaacttttggtcgctgataaaaaagccttgcctgtaccggaagtagtgtgacgtcacaggttgaagagcgattcggaccgagaaagcgacgattaccccattaatttgagcgaggatgaaagatttgtggatgaggaaagtgacagtgaaggattagagtgcagtgcaggacgccagggtgtatcttttttcgctctgaccgtaacttaggtacaagggctcattggattccacactttctcctttttttattgtggatcacggatttgtattttaaaccacctcggatactatatcctcttgaaaatgagagtcgagaacgcgaaatggacattcacagtgacttttatcttcacgacaatacatcggcgaaacactttagcttcggagctaacgtgatagcatcgtgcttaactgcagatagaaacagaagaaacatgcctttgactggaaggatagacagaagatcaacaatactattattacttctactatcaggagacaccgaaccaaaccctggacctgtaaccacacggttaatgctgttcagcctggcgaagcttagcaatgctgccattgaagctaacttagctacgggacctcgacagaactatgctaaaaacattagctctccacctacgccagctctcatctgctcatcaccacccgtgctcacctgagttccatcgatcgacggcgcgacgaaggacttcacccgagcatcggtgcggtcggcggctagcgcgtctgctatccaactcaaagtcctcctggttgtgttgctgtagccagccgctaatacaccgatcccacctacagctttcttctttgctgtcttcattgtccattaaacaaattgcaaaagattcaccaacacagatgtccagaatactgtggaattatgtggtgaaactagacgacttaagctggccactgtGCTAtttcaaaatgtctgcttcaacccgtgacgtcacgcgcaaacgtcatcatatcgagacgttttcagccggatatttcccgggaaatttaaaattgcactttataagttaaccaggccgcattggcatgtgttgcaatgttaagatttcatcaatgatatataaactatcagactgcgtggtcggtagtagtgggtttcagtaggcctttaagggtttgaCTGAGGGTTTCAACTTTCTTGACAAAAGCTTTAAACAACAGGAAACACTTTTAGGCATTCACCTagctgcacctgcagtgagtaaaTGCATACcagaagatggcaccatagcacaaacaataacacaccatttcctctgcccccctctcccttgtggagggggggggacacaggtccggtggccatggatgaagtgctggctgtccagagtcgggacccggggtggaccgcttgcctgtgcattggttggggacatctttgcgctgctgacccgtctccgctcgagatggtctcctgctggccccactatggactggactctcactattatcttagatccactatggactggactttcacaatattatgtcagacccactcgacgtccattgcatccggtctcccctaggggggggggggggggtcacctacatatgcggtcctctccaaggtttctcatagtcattcacatccacgtcccactgggttgtgagtttttccttgcccttatgtgggctttgtaccacagatgtcgttgtggcttgtgcagccctttgagacacttgtgattaagggctctataaataaacattgattgattgattgattgaccatttaggtgtatttgcatgtgtttaatataaactatttgctttttGGCCGTTagggaagaaaaatccataaattaactgCACTGTTTCACAACCCGCAGGatttaaagtgtaggaaaaaagtaacggCGTATaatctggaatttacggtaattcattttaaagtgattgtcaaaacgtggaccttggggtgttgtgttttcccggaatgcaaagaaaagttggcgcgggcaaggcgtgaatgtaagtacatattttattttaaacactaacagactacaaaaaaggaagcaaaaaaaggcgcgcacaatggcggagaaaaaacttgactaatgaaacaaaacttgcacaaaggcagaaactatgaacaataaacaaaaacttacttggcatggaacagcatgaaaactatggcatggaactatggcttcgaatgaaaggtagcagaggtagaAAGGATATCAGAAGTAGCATGGTATGATAGGATAATGTCACCAAAACGATCAgctgaaacagacaggcttaaatagcagtgacatgatcagtgacaggtgtgcgagtgcaaagcgtgagacaggtgcgtgacatgacaggtgaaactaatgggttgctatggtgacaaaacaaacaagagtgcacaaagagtccaaaaacaaaaccgaacataactaaaaccaaacatgatcacacagacatgacagtgatAATAGGAAGTTATTGTGAGTTTCCTATTTTCCTATTTTTTATAGTGCGATTAGAGCAACGTTCCAGCTGGGTCTCAGGAAGGAATAGAAATCATAAAAagttctattcaattgaacaagtTTAGCTTCAACGTCCTGGCAGGTCACTCTCTACATAAGAATAAAGTTATTTTCATCTACGGTTGCTGTGATTttcaacacatccatccatcttttttatCGTACTTCATAGCTGCTAGCATCATTGTTGCAAAGTCCACTTATTACATAAACTTGTTTTCTAAAGTCGCTTGCAAAGTTCCTTCTTTTTTCCATTTGAGACAGCCATGCGATGTCACACAGCCGCTGCAGCCAGCTcactgtgtctgggtgtgggcttTCGAGGTCAAAATTAGTGGGTGGGGCAAGTGTGTGGCACTCCTGAATGACGTGGCGGGCAGCAGCACACTGGCAGGCTGCAGAAGGACTCAGGCCCCAGCGGTGCATGTTGGCGTCTGTAGCTGCTTCAGTGTTAACAATTCTTGGCGGCGGAGTAGGGGGGGATGTTGAGATTTGGGCAGGTTGTGGAGTCTGCTGCCAGCTGGTTCTCCAAGGGTGTTGAAGTTTAAACCACTGAAGAAGGCTGAGTGGCGGGAGAGCGGGCGACGGGAAGGCAGGTGTTGGCGACCAAGCTCTATGGAACACGCTACAAGATCATGGCTTGGGACATATGATgtataacaggggtgggcaattaatttttaccgggggccgcatgagctacccgagcactgctggagggccacatcgacaatatttcaattaaattttgctcaatattatttttgatgtataccgtaagataaataataataataataataataatagtaatacttcaacatagtgtgtgtaacagcattccatgactaatatatataaattaacattaataataaatgacagtaaaataagcacacgtatgactgaggagtcatagtgtaactttgtgtggtgtttgagttgtccgactttttgtgtggccttaaacgcaccagtggtttagtgctatgcgtgttggtgacagatgacaagttggttttggcctggtttgtacggcagaaaatgactagtttttcgagatagaattgttttactcatgtttttggtgtggttatgtccgaatataaacagttttgttcaataaagtgatcgatataattcctgtcctcgaagcatctcgatagacgttacaataattgaacggtgttcaattgaacggtgttgacgaacaccattagggccgcttgttgtcactgtcactcaaagttgcattgcaaaattccatagaataaatatgtttattttgtttataattcagatgggatttgatttggtgcgcggcatatacttgctgcgcgcagtggacgcttgagcagtgcgcaattgcgcaggcacgcaccttaggtgaggggacgttgctttgcagttcatgtgttgttgaaaacacggcattcctcatcaacttttctctttttggcgtctcgggtgtaaaccgtgcatcacttgtcgctgcatgtgcaccttcactcgcaggttacacacggacacacgcccataaataatacttttcaaaataaaagcagcacagttgtattgcgcgcaggacatagatgttttttcaactttattttgtaattgcagttgttcacattcactcacaatcacgcacacgtccacacggaagtaatacaaataacgattttcaaaacaaaagcagcaccgttgtattgcacactcgacatggatactttttaaaatttattttgtaatttataattggcctcacgcgggccggacagggacgcacaaagggccggatgcggcccgcgggccgcagaatgcccaggtctgatgtataACATGATGTATGATGTGGACATATGGTGTATAACATGACGTGTGATGTATGACATATgacatatggtaaatggtaaataggttgtacttgtatagcgcttttctaccttttttaaggaactcaaagcgctttgacactatttccacattcacccgttcACACACATGATGTATAACCAATTATGTGTGACatatgatatatgacatataatgtataatttgacatgtgacatatgacatatgatgtaggggtgtaacggtacatgtatttgtattgaaccgtttcggtacgggggtttcggttcggttcggaggtgtaccgaacgagtacacatgctagcagcgaccgggctaggacaacgtGTAAAAGCcaaagctggaagaccctcctgcctcgttaagatctcccgtttgggaacactttggctgcgcgatacaacaacggaggacggaggtttgccgacattgttcagcagctgcttctgacaacacgtcaaacatgtcttgcacctttcctgcttccggctgccagaccgtagtcgaggagcgcaggggagacacttctccagggccgatgtattctcgggggcaacccccttcactctacccggcagtgggtctccacagctccgggtaaatgacgagtccgtcgattagttgcaaatcgtggctttattgaggtcttgcacacagccaatgcaacaaaacactagccactcccccgcactcacgctaccgttccctcacctcgctcgcccacacactcacctcacatgctgtcacatattaaagggccacacaaacACATACGCTACTACTCTCAtcacacatgctaacccatttgaagcgtcaccaccgcattcaagcagcctctcctcggcgattcaggcagggctaaagcaataacaaatgtttttatagcagcagatataagtccatattgcattaaaaactagattttgacccacttctatggtggaagaacaatgagcccatatatcctcttactgccaagttagccaggctggggggagaaaagaaaagttaatctgaggctgagttgacttgaaactgtttaatgttgcactttttatatgtagaagaaaagttttgtcattttatttaatctgagtaacaacttgaggcagtttaatgttgattaacgtggaccctgatttatacaagttgaaaaacttattggggtgttaccatttagtggtcaattgtacggaatatgtactgtactgtgcaatctactaatacaagtctcaatcaatcatgcaaaaaaaagcactttatatgtagaaaggttttgttaagaaacaattctgggccttatcttatttagtttttattttatatatgttgaccacattaaccctggcaatggaccctgtgtctATATGTaggttatgccattgtttacacatttggtaaataaataaccaaaaaatgtatattttgttgttttcttactgtaccgaaaatgaaccgaaccgtgacctctaaaccgaggtacgtaccgaaccaaaatgtttgtgtaccgttacacccctaatatgatGTATAACATGATGTATGATGTGTGACatatgatatatgacatataatgTATAACATGACGCGTGACatatgatatatgacatataatgTATAACATGACGTGTGATGTGTGACaaatgatatatgacatataatgTATAACATGACGTGTGAAGTGCGACATATGACATATGATTTATAACATGACGCGTGACATGTGACATATGACAATGTATAACATGACGTGTGAtgtgtgacatgacatgacatatgATGTATAACATGatgtgtgacatatgacatatcaTGTATAACATGACGTGTGATGAGTGACCTATGACATATGATGTATAACCAATTatgtgtgacatatgacatacgACATATAATGTATAACTGTACACAGTCTTGGTAGATCACCTGCAATTGCATACCTTGTACACAATATTTAGTACTTGTTTTTTGGGATCCGAGCTTTTCTTCTTTGGCCCACCGACTGCGTCACAAAATCTTTGGCTAAAAGTAACAAAAACAACCCGCAACCTTGTTGGTCTGGAGGTTATGTTTGGCTCTGCAGCGTCATTTCCTTTCATTTAATCATATTTTTGTTCCTCTGATGAATCCGATATAAACAAGCAATGAAAAGCTAATCAAAAAACACTCGCTTTGAGTGCACCTTCTGTCGCTCATGACCGACAAGCTGACTTCTTCAAATCATCGCTTGCTTTATTTACGGTCGCCATGGCGACGCGGCCTAGTGTTGTTCACTTTTATACGCATCAAAGAAATACAAGTCTTCATGTTCATGTTTGAACCCATTCAAAACTGCAATATGCCGCGTGACCATGACTGAAGAAgtcaataaaacacaataaatgggcaaaatGAGGACAAAtaaaggttgtttagacattatATTGTTAGTATAGTGCTTTGAAGTCCGTCACCAAgccatgctaagttagcaattaGCTTGATGGGCTTTTAAATGGACACGACGGCGATGCCAACAAAGCGAAATATAAAACATGCTGACTCATCGCTGTTTTACTGTCCAAAAGGCAATCAAGTTAATGTGCTGCCTTCTCGCTGCAGGTGTGTTTGCTGGAGTGCACAGGTCACATGACCTCCTCGCTCACCTGGGACCTTTGCAAGCTCGAAGGCACAGCGGGCGAGCTGGACGTGACGTCTCTGCACGCCGACTCTGACGGCCCGGCGCTATCTTCGCAGGAGGCGGACCAGGACGAGCGGCGCTTCGTTCGCTTTGACTCGTCGCTGCTGGAGTCCTCgcgggaggaagaggaggaggaggaggaggaagaggaggagggggGTCAGGACGACGGGAACGTGGCGAGCGATCGCCAACGGAGCTCGGAGACCGTCAGCTTGTACAAACGCTTCGGTGGCTTCCAGAGAGGGCGCCACAATTACAGGAAGCTGATTGGATCCCCGGCGAGGCACCTACAGAAGCGCTACGGCGGCTTCATAGGCGTCCGCAAATCTGCCCGAAAATGGAACAGTCAGAAACGAGTGAACCAGCTGCTCAGGCAGTATCTTGGAATGAGGAGCAGTCGTAACTTCTCCCCCAGCGCACGCGCCTGGCGCCACAACAAACTGTGACCTTCAATACCTCCAATGTTCACGTGGCAACTGTGACCTCATCAACATGTACAGTATGACCTCATcatcatgtacagtatgtcttCATCAACACGTACAGTATGACCTCATCATCATGTACAGTACCACCTCATCAACACGTACATTACGTCTTCATCAACACGTACAATATCGTCATCAACACGTACATTACGTCTTAATCAATACGTACAATACGTCATCATCAACACGTACAATATGTCATCATCAACACGTACATTACGTCTTAATCAATACGTACATTACGTCTTAATCAATACGTACAATATGTTGTCATCAATACGTACAATATGTCGTCATCAACACGTACAATATGTCGTCATCAACACGTACATTACATCTTAATCAATACGTACATTACGTCTTAATCAATACGTACAATATGTTGTCATCAATACGTACAATATGTCGTCATCAACACGTACAATACGTCTTCATCAACACGTACAATATGTCGTCATCAACACGTACATTACGTCTTAATCAATACGTACAATATGTCGTCATCAACACGTACAATATGTCGTCATCAACACGTACATTACATCTTAATCAATACGTACATTACGTCTTAATCAATACGTACAATATGTTGTCATCAATACTTACAATATGTCGTCATCAACACGTACAATATGTCGTCATCAACACGTACATTACGTCTTCATCAATACGTACATTACGTCTTAATCAATACGTACAATATGTCGTCATCAACACGTACAATATGTTGTCATCAACACGTACATTACGTCTTAATCAATACGTACATTACGTCTTAATCAATACGTACAATATGTCGTCATCAATACTTACAATATGTCGTCATCAACACGTACAATATGTCGTCATCAACACGTACAATACGTCGTCATCAACACGTACATTACGTCTTCATCAACACGTACAATATGTCGTCATCAACACGTACACTACGTCTTAATCAATACGTACATTACGTCTTAATCAATACGTACAATATGTCGTCATCAACACGTACAATATGTCATCATCAACACGTACATTACGTCTTAATCAACACGTACAATACGTCGTCATCAACACGTACAATACGTCGTCATCAACACATACAATATGTCGTCATCAACACGTACAATATATCGTCATCAACACGTACATTACGTCTTAATCAATACGTACATTACGTCTTAATCAACACGTACAATATGTCGTCATCAACACGTACATTACGTCTTAATCAATACGTACATTACGTCTTAATCAACACGTACAATATGTCGTCATCAACACGTACAATATATTGTCATCAACACGTACATTACGTCTTAATCAATACGTACATTACGTCTTAATCAACACGTACAATACGTCGTCATCAACACATACAATATGTCGTCATCAACACGTACAATATGTCATCATCAACACGTACAATACGTCGTCATCAACACGTACATTACGTCTTAATCAACACGTACAATATGTCGTCATCAACACGTACATTACGTCTTAATCAACACGTACAATACATCATCATCAACACGTACAATACGTCGTCATCAACACGTACATTATGTCTTAATCAACACGTACATTACATCTTCATCAACACGTACAATATGTCGTCATCAACACGTACATTACGTCTTAATCAATACGTACAATATGTCGTCATCAACACGTACATTACGTCTTAATCAACACATACAATATGTCGTCATCAACACGTACATTACGTCGTCATCAACACGTACAATATGTCGCCATCAACACGTACAATACGTCATCATCAACACGTACAATCCGTCGTCATCAACACGTACATTATGTCTTAATCAACACGTACATTACATCTTCATCAACACGTACAATATGTCGTCATCAACACGTACATTACGGCTTCATCAACACGTACAATATGTCGTCATCAACACGTACAATATGTCGTCATCAACACGTACATTACGTCTTAATCAACACGTACAATATGTCGTCATCAACACGTACATTACGTCGTCATCAACACGTACAATATGTCGCCATCAACACGTACAATACGTCATCATCAACACGTACAATACGTCGTCATCAACACGTACATTACGTCTTAATCAACACGTACAATATGTCGTCATCAACACGTACATTACGTCTTAATCAATACGTACAATATGTCATCATCAACACGTACAATATGTCTTAATCAACACGTACAATATGTCGTCATCAACACGTACATTACGTCTTAATCAATACGTACAATACGCCATCATCAATACGTACATTACGTCTTAATCAACACCTACAATATGTCATCATCAACACGTACATTACGTCTTAATCAACACGTACAATACGTCGTCATCAACACGTACATTACGTCT
Coding sequences within it:
- the pnocb gene encoding prepronociceptin b, translated to CAAFSLQVCLLECTGHMTSSLTWDLCKLEGTAGELDVTSLHADSDGPALSSQEADQDERRFVRFDSSLLESSREEEEEEEEEEEEGGQDDGNVASDRQRSSETVSLYKRFGGFQRGRHNYRKLIGSPARHLQKRYGGFIGVRKSARKWNSQKRVNQLLRQYLGMRSSRNFSPSARAWRHNKL